ACAACAGCCTACGCGATTCTCCGCGCAGAGGGGCTCGAGATCGGCAAGGCGGATTTCGTCCCGCATATGTTCAAATATGCGACCAAGATGCCTGAAAGCTAAGTGCGCGAATAACGACGCGGCCGGCCAGTTGCGCGGCGCAACATCTGGTGTCGTGACGCCTTAAGAAATATCGGCTGCGTCGACTGCAACGCTGTGATGTCTGGCGTTTTCTACATAATGCGCAACGCCCAGTCGCATCCCGGCAATCGCCGGTTCAGGCAAATCGCGCAGGAACTTGGCTGGGCGCCCCGCCCATAGCTGGCCCGGTTCCATAATCTTGTTCTCGGTTAACATCGCACCCGCCGCCAGCATTGCGTCGCTGCCAATCCGTGAATTGTTCATTGCAATCGCGCCGAGGCCGACAAAGCCGCGATCTTCTATAATGCATCCGTGGACCATCGCCATATGACCGATCAATACGTCATCGCCGATGATGCAGGGAGAGCCATCGGGCGAACCAGGACGCTCCGGATCACAGTGCACCACAGTGCCATCCTGAATATTGGATCGTTCTCCGATCACGATTCTGCTGACATCAGCACGCAGCACGCAATTATACCAGATCGAGGCTTCGGCGCCGATCTCGACATCGCCGACGAGCACGCTGCCTGGCGCGACAAACGCGCTTTCGTGGATCTGCGGACTCTTGCCGTGAATGGGAATGATGGTGACGCCGGGGCGGGAATTCTTCATACTCAGTTACCGAGCACATTTTCCCACTGGATGAAAGGGAGGATGGATGCGAAATCGTCAGTCCAGACCGTATCCACTCGTTGCGGCAGCTCTTGCCAACCGGCATCTTTTCCGGATCGCGCCAGTTCTTCAACCTTTGTTGGATTGGCCGACAGCGCAACCCACATCGACGATGTAATCCCTGAATCCTTGTCCGCGCCGTCGATCCGCACTCTGGTTGTGAGACCCTGCTCGTCGGCCAGTGCCGCAATCACCTGTTGCAGATCCATAAACCGGTTGGAAATATGGACCATGACCACACCGTCCGGGCCAACCATCCGGCGATAAAGGCCAAATGCTTCCGATGTCATGAGGTGGACCGGAATTGAATCGGAACTGAAAGCGTCGACGACCAAAATATCAAAGCGGCCGTTTTCCATGCGCTCCAACATGACTCTGGCATCACCAATGTGCATTTTCGAGTCCGGCGTGCATTCGCTGATGAAGCTGAACGACCCATCCCGGGAATATTCCACCACTTTCGGATCAATCTCGAAGAATTCCCAGCTTTGTCCCGGCTGTTGGTAGCAAGCAAGCGTACCAACACCGAGACCGACAACGCCAATGCTGGCTTCCGAACCTATCAGGCCCGGTGCGGCGGCCAGAGCCAGGCCGACACCAGATGTTTTGCCGTAATAGGTTGTAGGATCGAACTGCTGTGCCGGATTGGTATTCTGCGCACCGTGCACAGTCGTGCCGTGTATCAAATGGCGTCGCTCCGTTACCGGATCATCTGTTACCGTGTAGATTCCAAAATAGCTGCGATCCCGATCGCCTTTGAGGGAGGTTGCCAGCGTTTCATATCCGCCACGCGCAACCATCAACACCAGCAAAATAGCAACCATCGCCCAGCGATTGCCGAGCACAAGCACGCCGCACAATGTAACCGCCAGGACCATTGCATAGAGGCCCAGCGTGCTCTCGTTCGCAACAAAATAGTCAAGCAGGCTGGCCAGCAGAACCGCACCAAGCACAATCGCGAGCGTGGCAATTCGCTTGCTGCTTTCACTGAAATCAAGCCACTTCATCCAATCGATCAGCGGTGTGTTCGGCAGCAGAGCAGCTGCTGCAAGGACCAGAAGCGGGTGTTCCCACACCCAGTCGAACAGGGCGGGAGCCAGTAGAGCGGTAAACGCGCCACCCAGAACGCCGCCCGCGCTCATCACAAGATAGAAAAACGTCAGCCGCTCAACGCCGGGTCGATCCTGATAAAGGCGGCGGTGCAGCGCAACCGCAGCGACAAATAGCAAGCCGACCGACGCCAGAGCCGCGTTTAGGCCGCCCGAGCTGCCACTGACCATCGCCAAGCTGCCGAGCAATATCACGGTAACAGGTGCCACTTTGGCCAACACCCAACCAATTGTGCTGTTTTCATTGAATGCGAACACGAAGCTGAGCAAATACAGGCCCAGTGGAATGACCCACAGCAAGGGCATTGCCACGATGTCCGTGGTCAAATGGGTGGTAGTCGACAACATCAGACCTGACGGCACGGCGGCTAATGCCAGCCACAAACACATTCGCGCCGCACCGATGGGCTCTGCCAAGTCGCTATCGCCGTCATTTACCGATATATCCGCCACGTTCCAGCGAGAGGCAGCTGCAAACACGACAAGTGCCAGCAACAGACAATAGCCAATAGTCCACACGGTGCTTTGGTCGGCCACCGCGTAATTTGGCTCAAGTAGCAACGGATAAGCGAGCAACCCTGAAAAGCTGCCGATATTGGACGCTGCATAGAGCCAGTATGGATCACCAGCACCTTCATTCGCAGCATACCACCGCTGAATTAGCGGAGCCTGGGCCGAGACGACAAAAAACACCGGGCCAATCGTCACGAGAAATAGCAGCGGCACCCACACTATTTCCATACCTGCCGATGGTGGCGGCAGATCTGCCAGCGCAATCGGCAGAGTCAGGCCGGCGAGAACCAGAAGCGCGATATGGATGCTTGCTTGCCGTGCGATAGTGAAACGCGAGAGAGCGTGGGCATAAGCGTATCCGCCCAGCAACAACGCTTGATAGACCAGCATTGCGCTGTTCCACACTGCTGATGCTCCGCCCAGACGTGGTAGCGCCATGCGCGCAACCAGTGGCTGCACCAGAAACAGCAGAAAGCTGCCCGTCAGTATCGTGGCGACGAATAGCCAGCGGCGGGTTTGTGTCATCTAGTGTACTTTCCGCCAATCATGACGGTCGATCCGGTAAACAATAATTGTCGAATCTTCGTCACTGAAATCGTTGCTTTCGAAATCAAGATCGTTGCGGCGCTTCATGCCAAGGCGCTCCATCAGGCCCCAACTACCGGCGTTGCCATCAACCGTCAGCGCAATGATATGCGGCGCTTGAAAGCGCTCGAAGCCGACTTTCAGGCTCGCTTGCGCAGCTTCGAGAGCATAGCCTTTGCCCCAGGCATCTTCGCGCAAGCGCCAACCGATTTCGTGCTCGCCCATTGGGCCGCCGTCTTGGTTGGACATTTTTAACCCGCAAAAACCGATGATCTCGCCTGCTAAATGCCCGCCATCCTGTTTGCGTTCGAGTACCCAGAACGTGAAGGCATGATCCCGTCGATAGCCTTCGAGCCGTCTACGCATCCAGGCCTGCTTGTCCGCACCAAGCACCCCGCCGAGCCAGCGCATCACAGCCGGTGTATTGGTATGCTCCAGAAATGGCGGCCAGTCCTCTTCGCGCCAATCGCGTAGAATAAGACGCTCGGTTTCATAGCGAAAACCATCCATCATCGTGACGCCTGCCATTCCTCACGGTCTATGCTGTACTGGATCGTGGGGTTCTCGCCTGCCGGGAAGTTCGGGTCATTAAAATCCAGGTCCTTGCGCCGGCGCATCCCAAGTTTCTCCATAATCCGCCAACTGCCCACGTTTGCCGCCGATGTGAGCGCAACGAGAAGAGGAGTATCGTGACCAACAAAAGCCAGATCACGCACTGCCCTGGCAGCTTCCATCGCATAGCCGCGCCGCCAGCGATCTTCGCGCACCAGCCAACCGATCTCCATATCACCTTGATTGAGCGCAAGCGTGTGATCGACCCGCTTCAGCCCGGCATGGCCAACCATGTCGCCGGTCGCCTTCTCGATCATCATCATAAAACCGAAGCCTTCGCGTGCAAAGCTTGCCATAGTCTTGGCGTGCTTCGTCTCGATTTCGTGGAGTTCCTTCACTCCGCCAAGATGCTTCATGACGGCAGCTGTGTTGAGTATGCGGTGCTGCAATTCAGCGTCACCCTCATCCACCCGGCGGAGAACCAGCTGGGCAGTCTCCAAAACCAGATCACCCATTCAGCAGTTTGGCCGCATGGTCCGAATGATAAGTCAGCACACCGGAACAGCCTGCGCGTTTAAAGCTCATCAGCGTTTCGAGAACCAATGCGTCGCGGTCGCCTGCACCCGCCGCCGCCGCGGCTTCGATCATCGCATATTCGCCGCTCACCTGATAAGCGAACGTCGGCACCTCGAAACGTTCTTTCACCCGGCGCACGATATCGAGGTAAGGCAGGCCCGGTTTGACCATCACGCTGTCCGCGCCTTCGGAAATATCCAGCGCGACTTCGCGCAGCGCCTCTTCGCCATTGGCCGGATCCATCTGGTAGCTTTTCTTATCGCCTTTCAGCAGGCCGCCAGACCCCACAGCATCGCGGAACGGGCCGTAGAAGGCAGAGGCATATTTCGCCGCGTAAGCCATGATCTGCACATTGACGTGGCCTTCACCCTCCAGCGCCGAGCGGATCGCGCCGATCCGGCCATCCATCATGTCTGAGGGCGCTATGATATCCGCACCTGTCGCCGCCTGATTAAGTGCCTGACCAACGAGAACCTCGACGGTCGAGTCGTTGACCACATAACCCGCATCATCGAGCAGGCCGTCTTGTCCGTGCGCCGTGTATGGATCGAGCGCCACATCGGTCAGAATGCCGATATCCGACCCACAGGCATCGCGCACTGTTTTGATCGCACGGCACATCAAATTGTCCGGGTTGAGCGCCTCTCCACCATCGTCGGAGCGACGGTCAGGCTGCGTGTTCGGAAACAGAGCAATGCAAGGAATGCCAAGCCGAACCGCTTCTTTCGCGCGCGCTGCAATTCCATCAACCGACCAGCGCGACACGCCTGGCAGTGAGGCAATGGGTTCTTCGACACCGTTCCCCTTGGTCACGAAGAGAGGCCAGATCAGATCGGCTGGCGTCAAGACGGTTTCGCGGTGGAGCGCGCGGCTCCAGCCGGATGCGCGCGTGCGGCGCAGGCGAGTATGGGGAAATAATCCAGTCATTGCCGCATATGTGCCGCAATTGCCCGCTCGGTTCAATCGGCGCTTCGATTATCAGGGGCGGAAAGCGACATCAGCTGACTTTCTTGGATGCTTCCAGCTTGTCAATCTCTCGCTCGGGTTCGCCCATTTCAGACGGCTTCTGCTCCAGATCTGCAAGCGCTGCACCTTCCTCTACCGTTTTCAGCTTCGCGAGCGCCGCGCGGAATTTGCGCAAATCGTCGCCTGAAAGTTGCGCGCGCGTCACAAACCTAACGGAAGCAGGATTCACCGACCGACCACCACGATACATTTCATAATGAAGATGTGGCCCGGTCGAAAGACCGGTCGAGCCAACATAGCCGATAATCTGCCCGCGGCGGACCGATTGCCCGTTGCGCACTGCAATCCGGCTCATATGGCAATACCGTGTCGCAAGATTGCCTGCGTGATTGAGGCGGACCGCTTTGCCGCAGCCGCCCATCCGGCCGGCACCGACTACGCGCCCATCGGTCACCGCAACAATTGGCGTGCCGCTTCGCGCGCGAAAATCGAGGCCCGCATGCATCCGGCGATATCCGAGGATCGGGTGGCGGCGCATGCCATAACGCGAACTGATCGGGCCGGGCACAGGCGCAACAAGCCCGCTGCGTTGCTCGCCGACACCAGACGCTTCATAAAAACGGCCATCGTCACCCCAGCGCATCAACTGGGTTTTCGGCTTGCCGCTGCGATCAATGCCCGCATAGAGCAATTTGCCCGCCTGACGTTCGCCGGTGGCCGCGCGGCGGTGCGAGACGATGATGTCGAATGTGTCGGTCGAGCGGACTGCACGGTCGAGATCGATCTGATCGCCCAATGCCGAAAGATATTGCTGCACCGCGCTGGCCGGTGCGCCCGCAGCGCGCGCAGAACGGTACAGGCTGCCGCCTACAGTACCGCGAATCCTCAGCGGTGTGTCGTCAACGCGGATCGGAATGCGTTTCAGCGCCAGATTGCCGTCAACGCGTTCGATCTGCAACGCGAGATCAAAGCGTGCACGGAAACTCAAATTGTCGAGTGGCCGTGTTTCACCAGGCGCCGGACGGCGGCCAAGGGTGATATCGACCTGTGTGCCCGGCTCGATCTCGCCGAGCGGCATGGTCCGGCCAATCAACTCGCTGACCCGGTCGGCATCGCGCGATCCGACACCGGCACGCTGGAGCATCCGCCCGAAACTGTCGCCGCGGGCCAAAGTGGCGAGCATATCCAGTTGCGGACGTTCTGGCGCGCTTTCGAGCTCCACCACCGTAGGCGTAGCGCCCATATGCCGGCCACTATCCGCGCCCAGCGCCAGCGGCATAATCATCTGACTGCGAAACTCGTCGCGAACGCTGTCATCCACTTCCATTACGGGCGCAGCTTCGAGCGGCGAAAAGTCGGGCCACATCGCAAGAGCAATCGCAGATAGACCCAACAGCGTGCCAAGACCGCGAAACCATCGCTTGCTGCCGATCGATTCTGCGAGGTCGGGTGTCAGATCCACCCTCTCTAGCTTCTCGGAGGCAGAAAAACGCCATTCATCGAATTTTTCGGTCAGTCCACTTGCTCGTTGGAGCACTTGCGGGCGATCATCATCCACAATCTGGTCATGCGTAAGCGCGACGGAACGCCATGACGTCCCGCCGCTGACCTCGTCTATGGCCGCATCCCCTGCGGCATTGCTATTAGGCGGTGTATACACCCCGCTCTCCAATTGAAGTCGCGCGTGATCAATGTGCGACCTGACCCGTAAATCCGTCTATGCGGGGTTTCTTGCAGAATTAAAGTTAATTCCGCCCTAATCTGCGGCGGGCAGACTCGGCTTTGAGACGGGCTGTTGATCGCGCGCGACCGGCGGTTGTCGGGTGGCCAGCGAAGTGGCACATTGCTTTTTGAAGCACTTATGCGCGACCAATCCATCATCAGAGCGGTCCTGGGACCGACCAACACTGGTAAGACCCATCTCGCCATTGAGCGGATGTGCGCCCATTCAAGCGGTGTAATGGGCTTTCCGCTGCGTTTGCTCGCCCGCGAGGTCTATGACCGGGTAGTAGGGATTAAAGGCGAAGCCCAGGTGGCGCTGATCACCGGTGAGGAGCGGATCGAACCTCCCAACGCCCGCTATTTCCTGTGTACGGCCGAGGCGATGCCCAAGGATGGCGGCGATCATGCCTTTGTCGCGCTTGATGAAGCGCAGCTCGGCGGAAATCGCGAGCGCGGGCATATTTTCACCGACCATCTGCTCCATGCGCGAGGGCGCGAGGAAACCCTTTTGCTCGGCGCTGCGACGCTGGCGCCACTCGTGCGTTCGCTTATTCCCCGTGCAGAGATTTCGGACCGCCCACGCTTTTCCACCCTCACCCATATCGGGCCGCGCAAGCTCTCACGTTTGCCGCCGCGAAGCGCGATTGTCGCATTCTCGGCAGAGCAGGTTTACGCGGTCGCCGAAATGCTGCGCCGGTTCAGAGGGGGATCGGCGGTTGTGATGGGTGCGCTCAGCCCTGAAACGCGCAATCGCCAGGTCGAACTCTTCCAATCAGGCGAAGTCGATTACATCGTCGCCACCGACGCAATCGGGATGGGGCTCAATCTCGATATCAATCATGTTGCCTTTGCTGCGCTCAAGAAATTTGACGGTGTTCGCATGCGCCGATTGTTCCCCGCCGAAATGGCGCAAATCGCCGGGCGAGCGGGCCGTCACCAACGTGATGGAACTTTCGGGACCCTCTCCGGGGCTGGTGATAAGCACGCAGAACCCGCCGAGTTCACCGAAGAAGAAATCTACGCGATTGAGGAACACCGCTTCGCGCCGATGACCAAGCTGTTCTGGCGCGATTCAGAGCCGCGCTTCGATACGCTTGCTACTTTGATCGGCGATCTCGAGCGCGTTCCGCACGAGCCCGAATTGCAGATCATGCCGGAAACGATTGATCTAGCCGTGCTGAAACGTCTGGCAGATGACCCAATAGGTGAGGACGTCAAGGCGGCGTCGCAAGTGCGTAGATTCTGGGAAGTTTGCTCGCTGCCGGACTTTCGTCAGCAGGGCGCAGAGACGCATTCGCGCTTCGTTGCACGGCTTTGGCAGGACTTGCGGCACGACTATATCGGCGCGGATTACGTCGCCGCTCGGATCTCCGAACTCGACAATATGCAGGGGGACATTCATGCTCTGCAGGGCCGGATCGCTGCGATCCGCAGCTGGGCCTATATTTGCCAGCGGCCCGATTGGGTTCTAGCGCGCGATGAAATGGCCAGCCGCGCAAGGGGCGTGGAGGCCAAGCTGTCCGATGCGCTACACGGGCGGTTAACCGAACGTTTTGTGAATAGAAGGACCGCAATCCTGATGAAATCTTTAGGCCAGGATGCTTCACTGCTGGCTGTGAAGCTGTCTGATGATGGTGTATTATCGGTGGAGGATGAGCCGATTGGCGACGTTAAAGGCTTCCGCTTCATCGTCGATCCCAGCGCCAACCATACAGACCGCAAAATGCTGTTATCGGCAGGCGAGAAGGCTTTGCCGCGTATTCTGGGCGAGAAGGCGCGTAAACTGGCTGGCGAGGATTTAGATGCTCTCGAACTCAGAAAGGGCGCGGTCTGGTGGGAAGCCCAGCGGATTGCCAAGCTCGATCTCAGCACCAATCCTGCGCGTGCGAAGCTGGCACTAGAACGTGATCTGGATGTTCTCCAGGATGCTGATCAGGCAATATTGACCAAAGCGCTTGAAGGATGGCTGGCAAAACAAATCGAATCCATCGCTCCGCTCGGCAAAATGGAGGACGCGACACATGACTCCGATGCCGGATCTGAAGCGCGCGCCTTACTGCTTACCCTGATTGCCGGTCACGGCTTTGTCACTCGCGAGAAAGCTGGTCTGCAGCACTTACCCAAGGAAATGAGGCCCTTCTTACGCCGTCTTGGTGTCACATTTGGCGCGCTTGATATCTTTGCGCCTGCGCTGCTCAAGCCAGCACCGCGCAAAGTGCTCAGCGCGATGGGCGTTGATCGCAGGCCGCTCAATGATGCGATGATTCCGGTCATCGATGGCGCGGGCAAGCATCCGTCCGGCTATCGACCTGCCGGAAAACAGGCTGTCCGAATAGATATTGCCGAGAAGATCCTGCGCGCCACCCACGATGCGCGCGCCAAATCGGGCAAGAAGCGATTCTATGTCGATCCGGCACTGGCGATTTCGACCGGCCTTACCCCTGACAGTTACAAGAGACTGCTCGGCGCTGCTGGTTTCCGCATCCATCCTGCCAAGTCGCTTCCCGAGGGTGCGTTTGGCCCGCAAACACCCGATTCGTGCGAGTGGCGCCCTTCGCGGCGCAAACAGCAGCGGACCAAGCCAGCCAGACCGCGCGAGGGCAACGCTTTCGCCGCATTGGCTGATCTTGTCCGGTAGCTTGAGGCACGCATGAGAATTGACCGGCTGCTCTGCTATCTGCGATTCGTCAAAACCCGCAGTCAGGCTCATCAGCTGGTAGATGAGGGGCATATTCGCTGCAACTGGAACCGGATAGAGCGCGACAGCTATGCCGTTTCGGTGGGTGATATATTGGTTCTACCAATAGGAAACGGTGTGCGAATAATAGAAATTCTCTCCATTCCAGAGCGCCGTGGACCGCCGGCCTTGGCACAGTCATGCTATCGCGTTCTTGACCCGCAAGGCTAACGACCATAGCAGGCGATTTAGCGTTTCAGAATAAAGGGAATACGCCGCAATGACATATGTCGTCACCGATGCGTGCATCAAATGCAAATATACCGACTGCGTCGAAGTCTGCCCGGTGGACTGCTTCTACGAAGGCGAGAACATGCTGGTCATCAACCCCAGCGAATGCATCGATTGCGGCGTCTGTGAGCCCGAATGCCCCGCCGAAGCGATTCTGCCAGATACCGAAGACGGCCTTGAGAAAATCCTCGAGATGAACACCAAATACTCCGCAGAATGGCCGAACATCACCAGCCAGAAAGAGCCGCCCGCCGATGCAGACGACTATAAGGGCATGGAAGGTAAAATGGAGAAGTTCTTCTCCCCGGAACCAGGCGAAGGCGACTAAGTTACCCACCTATCCAGCGGTGCTTCAGGCTCTCGATCTATGGCGATCGGGGGCTAGCTCCATTGCGAATCGGTACTGACTCGCAATTTTGTGACAATCGTGCTATATAGAGCCACTGCCGCGCCGGTTGGTCCCGGCGGCAGGTGAATATTGGAAAGGTGCAGACCACTCAATACACACAAAACGCGCTACGACCGCATCGCCTGATGCGGCCGCCAGTCGATTTGACTGTTTTGACGTGATCGGCCCGCACGAAAGGACTTTTTATGGCAGCCAAAGGCCTTGCCTTCGATGTCGGCGACTATGTCGTCTACCCCAAACACGGTGTCGGCCGTGTCACAGAGATTCAGAATGAAGAAATCGCGGGCATGGACCTCGAGCTCTATGTTCTCCGCTTCGAAAAAGAACGGATGACGCTCCGCGTGCCCACGAACAAGGTTGAAGCGATCGGTATGCGCAAGCTGTCGAGCGACAAGACTTTGAAAGAGGCGATGGAAACGCTCAAAGGCAAACCCAAGGTCAAGCGGACCATGTGGAGCCGCCGTGCGCAGGAATATGAAGCGAAGATCAATTCGGGTGAGATTGTTCTCATTGCCGAGGTGACACGTGACCTGTTCCGCCCGGACGATCAGCCCGAGCAAAGCTATTCTGAGCGCCAGATCTTCGAAGCCGCCTCCAGCCGCCTCGCGCGTGAATTGGCAGCGATGGACAAGACCGACGAGCCCACCGCTCTCGAGAAAGTCCTCGAAATATTGCGCGAGCACGCGCCGCAATATTACGACAATGACGACGACGATAGCTGATCTATCAATCGTCCATATGAACCGAATAGGGCCGTCCGTGTGGGCGGCCCTTTTTCGTTGCGCGGTTGTATCTCGGCCCAAGCTGTATTATGTGAGCAATACAGTAATTGGAGGATCGAATGGTTAGCCAGAAATTCAAATGCGCAGCTCTGGCTGCAATAGTCGCTTTAGGCCTGGCTTTGGGCGGGTGCGAAATGGACATTCAGATGGGCGGCAGCGACGGCGTTCCGCTCGCGGAGTTGGACATGTCGGGCGACGCGCCCACCGCGCTGGCCATTGCCGGCCCGGACAGAGTCATCATAACAGAAGGCGATACGCTGAGCATCACCGTCGATGGTGACGCCGACGCCGCAGCCGAACTTCGCTTCGATATTGACGGCGACACTTTGGAAATCGGGCGCGAAAGCGGTAATTGGGGCGATAGCGGCTCGGTTACTGTGAACGTCACCATGCCAACGCCGAAATCCCTTTCGATCGGCGGATCAGGCACGGTCGAAGCGCCGTCGCTAGCCAAAGAGGCTGATGTGAATATCGGTGGTAGCGGTAACGTCGTGATCGCCGCTCTCGATGTGGACGATCTCGACATCAATGTCGGCGGATCAGGTGAAGTCACCGCTAGTGGCACAGTCAAAAAGCTTGATGTCACTATTGGCGGAAATGGCGACATTAAATTCGCCGACGTTCAAGTCGGCGATGCTGATATTACCATTGCCGGTTCAGGCGATGTCGCCTTTGCTTCGGATGGCACTGTTGAAGCTACAATCGGCGGGTCAGGTGACATCACAGTCGTGGGCGATGCAAAATGTGAATTGAATTCGTTCGGTTCGGGGAGTCTCAACTGTGCGCCAGCCGCAAATGCGCTTGCGACGACGGAAGAATCGGAATCGGTAACAAGTGACGACGCCACCGAATGACGCCAATAATCGACGATTTGCTCCAAAGGGGTTATGCATCCTGGGAAAGGAATTCGAATGTCCCTTCCCATTGGTTGCGCCAAACGCCGCATAGCCCCTTTTGTTGTCGTTGCCTTCGCGTTCATTTTGCAAGGCTGCCTTGCGAAAGCTGCGGTTGACGTAGTGACGGCCCCGGTTCGTGTGGCGGGCAAGGCGGTAGATCTAGCAACAACCAGTCAGTCCGAAGCTGACGAAAAGCGCGGGCGTGAAATCCGCAAGCGCGAGGAAGAGCTCGGCAAGCTCAAGCGCGATTACGAAAAGCAGCAACAAGATTGCGCAAACGGTGACCGGCGCGGCTGCGAGAAGGCGCAGAAGATCTACGCCGAAATGCAGGTTTTGATACCAAGCATTCCGGTCGAGCCAGAAGAGCGCTAATCAGGCCGCAGCCCTGCGGAGTCTGTCATTGACGGCCTTACCGACTCCCTCATCTGGGATCGGAGCAATTGCGATGTTGGGCTGCTCGGCTTCTGCTGCCTGATGAAGGCAGGCATAAAGTCTAGCCGCGGCCTCTCCCAGATCGCCCGATTCCGACAAGCTGCACTGTCCCGCAATTGCCCCAAAGCCGATAAGGAACTCTCCTGAGGCAGCTTCTCGCGCATTGAGTCGAACAGGCTTGCCGGGAGAATAATGCCGCTGCATCTGACCCGGTGCCTCTATGCCGTTTTTCGCTTTTGTGGGGCGGAGCGGACGATCAAAGAAATGCTGATGCAGAAGAGATACATCCACCGGCCCCGGTCGCAGCTCCTCCCAAGAGCCGTCATGACGGATGGCCAAGATGGTGGATTCCAAGCCTTTTTCCGCAGTCCCGCCGTCGAGAACCAGATCAACCCGCCCTTCGAGCGTGGCCAGCACATGTTCTGCGCTGGTAGGACTGATTGCATTGCTCCGGTTTGCTGACGGAGCTGCCAATGGAAAGCCGCTCGCTTCGATCAATGCGCGCATAGTGGGGTGTGCAGGCATCCGGATCGCAATCGTTGGCAGACCTGCCGATACAGCGCTGGCCAAACCCGCATCAGCCTTTCTCGGCAGCACTAGAGTGAGTGCTCCCGGCCAAGCAGCAGCCGCGACCTCTTCAGCATGGCCAACGAACTCCGCGAGAGACCTAGCCTGTTCCAAGGACGCGATATGAACAATCAGCGGATTGATCGAAGGCCGTCCTTTAGCGGCGTAAATCTTCGCCACAGCCTCCTCGCTGTCTGCGCGCGCGGCGAGGCCGTAAACCGTCTCCGTCGGCACGGCCACCAACCCTCCGGAACGAAGGATTTCGGCCGCGCGGGCTATCCCGGCAGCGTCTGCACCTGTCGTTTCCGTAGCGTCCTTGTCGCTCATGGCGTGGCGCTATAGGTGAGGGGCAGAAAAAGCCAAGGGAAACGCCTATTCGAAGGGCGGCAAAGGAAACACAATTGACCTCGTATACACCGCCAACCCAAGACCAATTGCTCGCCATCAAAGTCAATGCCGGGATCGGTGAGCTCGCTCAAAGCGAACGCTTTGCCGCTGCTGAAGAGGATATGATCGAGGCTATCGTCCAAGGAGTCGGCGATTTTGCTGCAGGCGAATTCGCTCCGCTCAACCGGATTGGCGATCTGGAAGGGGCTAAGCTGGAAAACGGCGTGGTGCGCCTCCCGGACGGCTATGAGGCAGCCTATCACAACTATGTCGAGCAAGGGTGGAACGCGATTGCATCGCCCGAAGAGTTTGGCGGCCAAGGCTTGCCGTTCACGCTCGCCTGCAATGTGATTGAGAATCTCGGCGCGGCAAATATGGCTTTTACGCTGCTGCCTATGTTGTCGGTTGGCGCGATCGAGGCGATCGAACATCACGGCAGCGATGCGCAAAAGGCTGCCTACATGCCCAAGCTGGTCAGCGGCGAATGGTCCGGCACGATGAACCTGACCGAACCGCAAGCGGGCAGCGATGTCGGTGCCTTGCGGTCGACCGCCACGCCCATCGACGATGGCGAACATGCGGGCCAATATCTGATCAAGGGTCAGAAGATCTACATTACCTGGGGTGAACATGAATTGGCGAAGAATATCGT
This genomic window from Pontixanthobacter aestiaquae contains:
- a CDS encoding gamma carbonic anhydrase family protein; translation: MKNSRPGVTIIPIHGKSPQIHESAFVAPGSVLVGDVEIGAEASIWYNCVLRADVSRIVIGERSNIQDGTVVHCDPERPGSPDGSPCIIGDDVLIGHMAMVHGCIIEDRGFVGLGAIAMNNSRIGSDAMLAAGAMLTENKIMEPGQLWAGRPAKFLRDLPEPAIAGMRLGVAHYVENARHHSVAVDAADIS
- a CDS encoding fused MFS/spermidine synthase; this encodes MTQTRRWLFVATILTGSFLLFLVQPLVARMALPRLGGASAVWNSAMLVYQALLLGGYAYAHALSRFTIARQASIHIALLVLAGLTLPIALADLPPPSAGMEIVWVPLLFLVTIGPVFFVVSAQAPLIQRWYAANEGAGDPYWLYAASNIGSFSGLLAYPLLLEPNYAVADQSTVWTIGYCLLLALVVFAAASRWNVADISVNDGDSDLAEPIGAARMCLWLALAAVPSGLMLSTTTHLTTDIVAMPLLWVIPLGLYLLSFVFAFNENSTIGWVLAKVAPVTVILLGSLAMVSGSSGGLNAALASVGLLFVAAVALHRRLYQDRPGVERLTFFYLVMSAGGVLGGAFTALLAPALFDWVWEHPLLVLAAAALLPNTPLIDWMKWLDFSESSKRIATLAIVLGAVLLASLLDYFVANESTLGLYAMVLAVTLCGVLVLGNRWAMVAILLVLMVARGGYETLATSLKGDRDRSYFGIYTVTDDPVTERRHLIHGTTVHGAQNTNPAQQFDPTTYYGKTSGVGLALAAAPGLIGSEASIGVVGLGVGTLACYQQPGQSWEFFEIDPKVVEYSRDGSFSFISECTPDSKMHIGDARVMLERMENGRFDILVVDAFSSDSIPVHLMTSEAFGLYRRMVGPDGVVMVHISNRFMDLQQVIAALADEQGLTTRVRIDGADKDSGITSSMWVALSANPTKVEELARSGKDAGWQELPQRVDTVWTDDFASILPFIQWENVLGN
- a CDS encoding GNAT family N-acetyltransferase — translated: MAGVTMMDGFRYETERLILRDWREEDWPPFLEHTNTPAVMRWLGGVLGADKQAWMRRRLEGYRRDHAFTFWVLERKQDGGHLAGEIIGFCGLKMSNQDGGPMGEHEIGWRLREDAWGKGYALEAAQASLKVGFERFQAPHIIALTVDGNAGSWGLMERLGMKRRNDLDFESNDFSDEDSTIIVYRIDRHDWRKVH
- a CDS encoding GNAT family N-acetyltransferase, coding for MGDLVLETAQLVLRRVDEGDAELQHRILNTAAVMKHLGGVKELHEIETKHAKTMASFAREGFGFMMMIEKATGDMVGHAGLKRVDHTLALNQGDMEIGWLVREDRWRRGYAMEAARAVRDLAFVGHDTPLLVALTSAANVGSWRIMEKLGMRRRKDLDFNDPNFPAGENPTIQYSIDREEWQASR
- the hemB gene encoding porphobilinogen synthase, with the translated sequence MTGLFPHTRLRRTRASGWSRALHRETVLTPADLIWPLFVTKGNGVEEPIASLPGVSRWSVDGIAARAKEAVRLGIPCIALFPNTQPDRRSDDGGEALNPDNLMCRAIKTVRDACGSDIGILTDVALDPYTAHGQDGLLDDAGYVVNDSTVEVLVGQALNQAATGADIIAPSDMMDGRIGAIRSALEGEGHVNVQIMAYAAKYASAFYGPFRDAVGSGGLLKGDKKSYQMDPANGEEALREVALDISEGADSVMVKPGLPYLDIVRRVKERFEVPTFAYQVSGEYAMIEAAAAAGAGDRDALVLETLMSFKRAGCSGVLTYHSDHAAKLLNG